TAACGTTACCTGTTACCGTAATTTGGGCAACTACTTGTAGTTGGATAAAAAGTAATGCAAAAAATAATAATGGAGTTTCTTTTCTTAACGTCACAGTTGCACTTATTTTTTTTTTGAAATACTGAATACGGTTTCCAATAGTAATAGTATTCTTCTCTAAATTGTTTTATAAGAATTCAAAGTGTATCTAATTAGCTCCGTCCAATTTAGCTACATCAATAGTGTATTTGGCAACATCCCGACCTTGATCCGTCCCTACGGTTGCGTCAAACGTCCAGTGGATTCCACCATATACCCTTGAAATGGCCGCTTCCTCGGCCCAACCTCGAACCAAGGTTGCTTTTTCCGGAAATATATATGCCAGAACCTCTGATGCCGCTGCAGAGAAAACACTATGGCCAGATGTATAGCTCGGAAAATTCGGGGTGCCGGCTATGGTCTTGAAACCTTCTATCATCTGTATGGGCCTGGGATAGTGATAGTAATATTTGGCATCCCAACAGCTAATGCCCGCATCCATAACCGCCATGTTCAAATAGGCCATTGTCCTGGCCGATCGTAATGGGTTCATTTTGTTTTCTACCATAAACTCATTCGCAAAACGGTTCCAATGTCCCGGAGGCGTATAGGTGCCCAATCCATCCTGCCAGAAATTGGCAATGGCCCTGTATTCTTCCGTCATGTTGTCCGCATAATTTTTTAAAATTTCGACGTCATTTTTGAATTCTTCCGAATCCAAAGCTGGTGGTGGAATGGGACGTACATCTTCAACATTGGCAACATTCCACATCCTTACTTTCCCGAACAATGGGGTGAGTCCAACAGGGCGTACTGGGATTTCAAGGTTATCCCACTGCCACCCAAATCGTTCAAAGGCTGCAGCTTTTATAGAATCGGAAACGGCTTTAGGTGTTTGCGCATTTTTCATGCCATCGGTCGCCGCCCGTGCTAAGGCTATTTCGGAGATTTCGTCGCCTATGGTAGTGCCCGTGACAATATCACTGGGGACATTTCCTCCGGAAAGTAAAAGACTTTCTAAATGTTCATCTTCCATTTTTTGTAAATATTCCTTTTCCAAAGGAAACATTGCCGAAAGGACTTTATTGGACACTCTAGCCAAAACGGCACCGTCAGATGGATAGGAAGGAATATCGTTCGGTTCATAAGCATAGGTGATGGAAACATCCTGTTGGTAAGGAGCGGCCCTGTTATACAAATATTTATAATGCCAAGCGGTAATCAATCCATCGAACTGCGCTACAGAAAGATAGGCCAACGCCCTTGAGGCATAGGGTGGATGTGCAAAAGGAAAAGCGGGAGGTCCGTCTGGGTTATTTGGGTTGGGAAGCGTGTATGAACCGTCATCATTTGGACCAGGAATCAAGTTATACTTCGCAATAAGTTCTAAAGCTATTTCATTCCATCTTACAACGGCATTATTGCCCCAGTAAGCTATGGCTTTTCTTTGTGAGGTGTTTATTTCATTCATGGACGCTTTTAATGACGAAATTTCTGCCTGATAGCTTTGTGATGAGATGTCCTCTGGTGCTCCTATGTTTATTGCGGCACCTTCATCGATTAAAATCGGTTTCCAAGTGCCGCCATTTTCATCGGCACTTGAATAGGCATAGTCTTTATATTCGAGGTAGGTGGGAAGATCCTTTTCGCATGAAACGAATGCAACCACGCCACAAATAAAAATAAAGGGTATAACTAGTTTATTGAGCATCTTCTTCGTTGTTAGTGTTTTTGATAAAATTAAATTGATAGGTCAATCCTAAACCTACATTACTAATCTTCGCTGTATTTAAACCGTTCACTACATTAGTATAATACCCTACTATTCCCAGACCTTTAAGTGAGGGTGAATAATATTGTAGGGAGACCCCAAGCCTATCGAATTGCACCTTGTTAGTGGGCTGGGCTGCATTGTAAGCCCTAATATTGTCACCACTTGTCGATTTTAAACCTGTATAATTCAGTTCTAGCTTTAATGCATTGTTCAGTAACCATTTACCGAGAACCACCTCAAAGTTCCATGCATTCGGAACGTCCATGAACGCTGTATAATAACTGCCGTCATTATAATAATAATCACGTTCGGCTTCGGTATAGCCTCGCCATAAATGGCCTGCCATACCACGCACATAGAAACCATTGTTGAGTTGGTACTGTGCAATGCCGCGAAGGGAAAATTCTGGAGCTCCAAAGCCCAAGCTGTAAGGCATATAATCTGATAAATAATTGGTGGCCGGCATTGAATACCCTACAGTTGAAAAAAGGGATAATTGACCTGAGCCGATCGATTTTTCTAGGGCCTTATATTTTAAAGCGACCATAAAATCTTGAAAACCTTTTGCTCCTTCAAATTTGCCCCCATTGGGTTCGGATGATTTTGTCTTAACGTAAGGAAGCCCAATATAAAGATTCAGTTCATCGAGGATGCCTATGGCCGCCATTGGTAATATTGTTGTACGGTTTACTGTGGCAATGGT
This window of the Maribacter cobaltidurans genome carries:
- a CDS encoding phosphatase PAP2 family protein, translated to MLNKLVIPFIFICGVVAFVSCEKDLPTYLEYKDYAYSSADENGGTWKPILIDEGAAINIGAPEDISSQSYQAEISSLKASMNEINTSQRKAIAYWGNNAVVRWNEIALELIAKYNLIPGPNDDGSYTLPNPNNPDGPPAFPFAHPPYASRALAYLSVAQFDGLITAWHYKYLYNRAAPYQQDVSITYAYEPNDIPSYPSDGAVLARVSNKVLSAMFPLEKEYLQKMEDEHLESLLLSGGNVPSDIVTGTTIGDEISEIALARAATDGMKNAQTPKAVSDSIKAAAFERFGWQWDNLEIPVRPVGLTPLFGKVRMWNVANVEDVRPIPPPALDSEEFKNDVEILKNYADNMTEEYRAIANFWQDGLGTYTPPGHWNRFANEFMVENKMNPLRSARTMAYLNMAVMDAGISCWDAKYYYHYPRPIQMIEGFKTIAGTPNFPSYTSGHSVFSAAASEVLAYIFPEKATLVRGWAEEAAISRVYGGIHWTFDATVGTDQGRDVAKYTIDVAKLDGAN
- a CDS encoding transporter; amino-acid sequence: MTEPLLLFFRYMRKTQNDLSIFTVLLFMVAFAHGQTPTDALMMPSKNACVLLSYDYGHFDRYWEGDNLRKNETIATVNRTTILPMAAIGILDELNLYIGLPYVKTKSSEPNGGKFEGAKGFQDFMVALKYKALEKSIGSGQLSLFSTVGYSMPATNYLSDYMPYSLGFGAPEFSLRGIAQYQLNNGFYVRGMAGHLWRGYTEAERDYYYNDGSYYTAFMDVPNAWNFEVVLGKWLLNNALKLELNYTGLKSTSGDNIRAYNAAQPTNKVQFDRLGVSLQYYSPSLKGLGIVGYYTNVVNGLNTAKISNVGLGLTYQFNFIKNTNNEEDAQ